The stretch of DNA GCGAGCAGCAGCGAGGAGCTGAAGGAGAGCAGGACGATCGCCAGCCCGGCGACGAAGATGCCGACCGACCAGCGCATCGGCCGGTGCAGGCCGTGTGAGGAGCGGACCCGCTCCGCGAAGCCGCGGTCGTGCTCGTAGAGCTTCTGCTCCATCTCGTGGAGGATGCGCTGTTCGTCCTCGGAAAGTGGCACCTCGTCTCCCCTTCCCGGCAT from Acidimicrobiales bacterium encodes:
- a CDS encoding DUF3040 domain-containing protein → MPLSEDEQRILHEMEQKLYEHDRGFAERVRSSHGLHRPMRWSVGIFVAGLAIVLLSFSSSLLLATFGFLIMVFAALLFERGARHAFGGGDDGLRSGRSLGGDISTMGRRLRSRFFQQH